GATATGCTCTACCTCATCGTTGATCCAAGGGTGCGCTACTGATGACCGAGATCACAACAAACGCCCCCATGAGCGAACACTCCAAATTCTTCCGGGTCCTGATCCGGCGCAAAACTGTGTTATTCGGATTGATTGTGCTAGCCATCTTCGTCGTTCTGGCGGTGTTTGCACCGCTGATCACGCCCTATGCACCGAACAAACTGTCCATCGTCAACCGGCTCAAGCCGCCTGATACGAGATGGTTTTTCGGCACGGATGAATTCGGCCGCGACGTGTTCTCGCGCACGATCTTCTCGGCGCGGCTGTCGCTGATGGTCGGTTTTGCAGTCGTGGTGCTGGCATCGCTGATCGGCGTTACGCTCGGCATCCTTGCCGGCTTCTTCCAGAGGCTTGACGCGCCCATTACCCGGCTGATCGACGCAATGATGGCCTTTCCGGACATCCTGCTCGCTATCGCGCTTGTCGCTGCGCTTGGGCCATCGCTTACCACAGTCATTGTCGCGCTCAGCATCGTCTACGCACCGCGGCTCGCCCGTATCGTACGCGCTTCGACGCTGGTCATCCGCGAGTTGCCCTATGTGGAGGCGGCAACGTCGCTCGGCATTTCCACGCGGCATATCATGACGCGGCACATCCTGCGCAACCTGCTCTCGCCCATCCTCGTCCAGGGAACCTTCCTCTTTGCCAATGCCATGCTGGCGGAAGCTGGCTTGTCATTCCTCGGCCTCGGCGTCAGTCCGGAAGTGCCGACATGGGGCACCATGATCGCGTCTGGCCGGCAATACATTGGCAAGGCCGACTGGATGACCCTTTTTCCCGGCATTGCCATCGTCCTTGCCGTTCTTTCCCTGCAGATGGTCGGCGATGGTTTCCGCGACCTTCTTGACCCCCGCCTCAGAAAGGATCTCTGATCATGCCTGCCTCTTCTGCAACCGATGGTCGTTTGTTGCTGACCAACGTCAGACCGGTTGCCTTTGGACCTAACACACCATCTTCGAAGATCGACATTCTGATCGACGCAAATGGCATGATCGCCGAATTTGGTCCATCTCTGAAC
Above is a genomic segment from Phyllobacterium zundukense containing:
- a CDS encoding ABC transporter permease; this translates as MTEITTNAPMSEHSKFFRVLIRRKTVLFGLIVLAIFVVLAVFAPLITPYAPNKLSIVNRLKPPDTRWFFGTDEFGRDVFSRTIFSARLSLMVGFAVVVLASLIGVTLGILAGFFQRLDAPITRLIDAMMAFPDILLAIALVAALGPSLTTVIVALSIVYAPRLARIVRASTLVIRELPYVEAATSLGISTRHIMTRHILRNLLSPILVQGTFLFANAMLAEAGLSFLGLGVSPEVPTWGTMIASGRQYIGKADWMTLFPGIAIVLAVLSLQMVGDGFRDLLDPRLRKDL